A window of Choloepus didactylus isolate mChoDid1 chromosome 21, mChoDid1.pri, whole genome shotgun sequence contains these coding sequences:
- the LOC119517329 gene encoding olfactory receptor 8H1-like: protein MGSRNKTEVPDFILMGLTDSEEIRWVLFMLFLLIYLITLVGNAGMILIICLDLQLHTPMYFFLSHLSFLDLSYSTVITPKTLENLLTSNKHISFMDCFTQMYFFFSLAITELFLLSSMAYDRYVAICNPLNYQVVMSPKLCRALITGSYMMGFIESLVVVLYMSSLDFCKSNVIYHFFCDTTPMLVLSCTNTHDTEIMILIFTSLNVMVSLITVPVSYGSILSTILKINSTSGKHKAFSNFASHLLVVTIFYVTATVSYLKPKPSYYLGKDQVVSIFYTMVVPMLNPLIYSLRNREVKNALIRVIQKREVSRQLK, encoded by the coding sequence ATGGGGAGTAGGAACAAAACAGAAGTGCCTGACTTCATCCTTATGGGATTGACAGATTCTGAAGAGATCCGGTGGGTCCTTTTTATGCTATTTCTCCTGATATACCTGATCACCCTGGTAGGGAATGCAGGGATGATACTGATAATATGCCTGGATCTCCAGCTTCATacccccatgtattttttcctcagtcaCCTGTCATTCCTTGACCTCAGTTACTCAACAGTCATCACCCCTAAAACCTTGGAGAACTTACTGACTTCCAACAAACATATTTCATTTATGGATTGTTTCACTCagatgtatttctttttctccttggcTATCACAgaacttttccttctctcttcaatGGCCTATGACCGTTATGTAGCCATCTGTAATCCTCTGAACTACCAGGTTGTTATGTCACCAAAGCTTTGCCGTGCCCTCATCACTGGGTCCTACATGATGGGTTTTATTGAATCATTAGTTGTTGTTCTTTACATGAGCAGTTTGGATTTCTGCAAATCTAATGTTatttatcactttttctgtgacaCGACCCCAATGTTAGTCCTGTCCTGCACTAATACTCATGACACTGAAATCATGATATTAATTTTCACTAGTTTAAATGTAATGGTGTCTCTTATCACAGTCCCTGTGTCCTATGGGTCCATTCTGTCTACTATCCTGAAAATTAACTCCACTTCAGGAAAGCACAAAGCCTTCTCTAATTTTGCTTCCCACCTCCTGGTGGTCACCATCTTTTATGTCACTGCAACTGTTTCTTATTTAAAACCAAAGCCATCCTACTACTTGGGAAAGGATCAAGTGGTCTCCATATTTTATACTATGGTGGTCCCCATGTTGAATCCACTCATTTATAGTCTTAGGAACAGAGAAGTGAAAAATGCTCTCATTAGAGTcatacagaagagagaggtttccagacaattgaaatga